In Neofelis nebulosa isolate mNeoNeb1 chromosome 7, mNeoNeb1.pri, whole genome shotgun sequence, the following proteins share a genomic window:
- the PROX2 gene encoding prospero homeobox protein 2: protein MEPNSGLLSPLSRACSHLAEPCMEGERSPAPREQGGDPHFPWSPVPSSSFADPDWFCDENIQAKRARVETIVQGMCLSLNALVPGNAQARDSPYCPEKVQERKRKQSLPTQQGPLKPGPVGDHGSRKGGPRVREQLYQLKQQLRHLQKHILQAAEPRDAAQDPGGSEMDKGPLSVKQRKGYGSRPWAVDSDHHHQGSRGDLSQKERHRASEVEYQSEEPRFLPCGAQDLLEILRKELTGAVSQAVDSVLQKVLLDPPGHLTQLGRSFQGLVPEGSSEPSPPERGICKDLFPFATLPRRAQPQTGVLLRNLSLANPLDPPRYPVSSRMIPRPYQGRPANCPLTVPSHIQENQILSQLLSHGPSDHWDSSLPQDSSSQSHSSPESALRPWGAVKLRPSVLSQQQYPLPFTSPGLERLPLLPSVKVEKGGLQCAPDVLPFSSVHIQEGLNPGHLKKAKLMFFFTRYPSSNLLKAYFPDVQFNRCITSQMIKWFSNFREFYYIQMEKFARQAISDGVTNPKMLVVLRDSELFRALNMHYNKGNDFEVPDCFLEIASLTLQEFFRAVSAGKDSDPSWKKPIYKIISKLDSDIPEIFKSSSYPQELFRN, encoded by the exons ATGGAACCAAACTCtggcttgctttctcctctgtcCCGGGCCTGTTCCCACCTGGCAGAACCCTGTATGGAAGGTGAAAGAAGCCCAGCCCCCCGAGAGCAAGGCGGAGACCCCCACTTTCCCTGGAGCCCTGTCCCCAGCTCTAGCTTTGCTGACCCTGACTGGTTTTGCGATGAGAACATCCAAGCAAAGAGGGCCAGAGTGGAGACCATTGTCCAAGGCATGTGCCTCTCTCTTAATGCTCTGGTGCCAGGCAATGCCCAAGCCAGGGACAGTCCGTATTGCCCAGAGAAGGTCCAGGAGCGGAAGAGGAAGCAGAGCCTTCCCACGCAGCAAGGCCCTCTGAAGCCAGGCCCTGTCGGAGACCATGGCAGCAGGAAAGGGGGCCCTCGGGTAAGAGAACAGCTCTATCAGCTGAAGCAACAGCTAAGGCATTTGCAAAAGCACATCTTGCAGGCTGCTGAGCCCAGGGACGCAGCTCAGGATCCAGGAGGCTCTGAGATGGACAAGGGCCCTCTAAGCGTAAAGCAGAGGAAGGGCTATGGATCTAGGCCCTGGGCTGTGGACAGTGATCACCACCATCAGGGTTCCCGTGGGGACCTCTcccagaaagaaagacacagagcgtCTGAAGTCGAATACCAGTCTGAGGAGCCCAGGTTCCTTCCTTGTGGAGCACAGGATTTGCTGGAGATTCTGAGGAAAGAATTGACCGGGGCCGTGTCCCAAGCTGTGGACTCAGTATTACAAAAGGTACTCTTGGATCCACCGGGCCACCTGACCCAGCTGGGTAGAAGCTTCCAGGGGCTTGTGCCAGAGGGTAGCAGTGAGCCCTCGCCTCCTGAGAGAGGTATCTGTAAAGATCTGTTTCCTTTTGCCACCTTGCCCAGGAGGGCCCAGCCACAGACTGGGGTCCTGTTGCGAAACTTATCATTGGCCAACCCTCTAGATCCTCCTAGGTACCCTGTCTCTTCAAGAATGATCCCCAGACCCTATCAGGGTCGGCCAGCAAATTGTCCTCTGACTGTGCCTTCCCACATCCAAGAAAATCAGATTCTTAGCCAGCTACTGAGTCATGGACCCAGTGACCACTGGGATAGCAGTCTTCCCCAAGATTCATCTTCCCAAAGTCACTCCTCCCCAGAGTCTGCCCTGCGACCTTGGGGAGCAGTCAAATTGCGACCGTCGGTTCTGAGCCAACAGCAGTACCCCTTGCCCTTCACTTCCCCTGGTTTGGAAAGACTGCCCCTTCTTCCCTCAGTGAAGGTGGAAAAGGGCGGCCTGCAGTGTGCCCCGGATGTGCTTCCATTTTCTTCAGTCCAC ATCCAGGAGGGCCTAAATCCTGGTCACTTGAAGAAGGCCAAACTCATGTTTTTCTTCACACGCTACCCCAGCTCCAACCTGCTGAAGGCTTATTTCCCTGATGTCCAG TTCAACCGCTGCATTACCTCCCAGATGATCAAGTGGTTCAGCAACTTTCGTGAGTTTTATTACATCCAAATGGAAAAATTTGCCCGGCAAGCGATTTCAGATGGTGTCACAAATCCCAAAATGCTGGTGGTACTCCGAGACTCAGAACTTTTTCGAGCTCTCAATATGCACTATAACAAAGGAAATGACTTTGAG GTCCCAGATTGCTTCTTGGAAATCGCCAGCTTGACGTTACAGGAGTTCTTCAGGGCTGTCTCCGCAGGGAAAGACTCAGATCCTTCCTGGAAGAAacccatttataaaattatttcgaaactggacagtgacatccCAGAGATATTCAAATCTTCCAGCTACCCCCAGGAGCTGTTTCGGAATTAA